From Camelus dromedarius isolate mCamDro1 chromosome X, mCamDro1.pat, whole genome shotgun sequence, one genomic window encodes:
- the MAGED1 gene encoding melanoma-associated antigen D1: MAQKMDCGAGLLGFQAEASVEDSTLLMQTLMEAIQISEAPPTNQATAAASGPHASPQSSQPPTASEMADMQALAAATKPKTAFKAQNASTKGPNAAYDFSQALNAKEIPSTPHTAAFKSQNATPKGPNAVYDFSQAATASELTANKSEMAFKAQNATTKVGPNATYNFSPSLNASEMVNTQPKTAFKAWNDTTKAPTADPQTQNVNQVKMATSQADIEADPGPGICESDGAAAQTSADGSQAQNLESRTIIRGKRTRKINNLNVEENSGGDQRRAPLAPGTWRSAPVPVTTQSPPGAPPNVLWQTPLAWQNPSGWQNQPARQTPPARQSPPARQTPPAWQNPVAWQNPVIWPNPVIWQNPVIWPNPIVWPGPVVWPNPLAWQNPPGWQTPPGWQTPPGWQGPPDWQGPPDWPLPPDWPLPPDWPLPTDWPLPPDWIPTDWPVPPDWQNLRPSPNLRPSPNSRASQNLGASQPRDVALLQERANKLVKYLMLKDYTKVPIKRSEMLRDIIREYTDVYPEIIERACFVLEKKFGIQLKEIDKEEHLYILISTPESLAGILGTTKDTPKLGLLLVILGVIFMNGNRASEAVLWEALRKMGLRPGVRHPLLGDLRKLLTYEFVKQKYLDYRRVPNSNPPEYEFLWGLRSYHETSKMKVLRFIAEVQKRDPRDWTAQFMEAADEALDALDAAAAEAEARAEARTRMGIGDEAVSGPWSWDDIEFELLTWDEEGDFGDPWSRIPFTFWARYHQNARSRFPQTFAGPIIGPGGTASANFAANFGAIGFFWVE; the protein is encoded by the exons GCTGAGGCCTCTGTAGAAGACAGCACCTTGCTTATGCAGACCCTGATGGAGGCCATCCAGATCTCAGAGGCTCCACCTACCAACCAGGCCACAGCAGCTGCCAGCGGGCCGCATGCTAGTCCTCAGAGTTCACAGCCCCCAACAGCCAGTGAGATGGCTGATATGCAGGCTTTAGCAGCTGCCACTAAGCCTAAGACAGCCTTTAAGGCCCAGAATGCCTCCACAAAAGGCCCAAATGCTGCCTATGATTTCTCTCAGGCTCTTAATGCCAAGGAGATTCCCAGCACCCCCCATACGGCAGCCTTTAAGTCCCAGAATGCCACCCCAAAGGGCCCAAATGCCGTCTATGATTTTTCCCAGGCAGCAACCGCCAGTGAGTTAACTGCCAACAAGTCGGAGATGGCCTTTAAGGCCCAGAATGCCACTACTAAGGTGGGCCCAAATGCCACCTacaatttctctccctctctcaatGCCAGTGAGATGGTCAACACTCAGCCTAAGACAGCCTTCAAGGCTTGGAATGACACCACTAAGGCCCCGACAGCTGATCCCCAGACCCAGAATGTTAATCAGGTCAAGATGGCCACTTCCCAGGCTGACATAGAGGCTGACCCAGGCCCAGGTATCTGTGAATCTGACGGTGCAGCTGCACAGACATCAGCAGATGGTTCCCAGGCTCAGAATCTGGAGTCCAGGACGATAATTCGGGGCAAGAGGACCCGCAAG ATTAATAACTTGAATGTGGAAGAGAACAGCGGTGGGGATCAGAGGCGGGCCCCACTGGCTCCAGGGACCTGGAGGTCTGCACCAGTTCCAGTGACCACTCAGAGCCCACCTGGCGCACCCCCCAATGTGCTCTGGCAGACCCCATTGGCCTGGCAGAATCCATCAGGCTGGCAAAACCAGCCAGCCAGGCAGACCCCACCAGCACGTCAGAGCCCCCCAGCTAGGCAGACCCCACCAGCCTGGCAAAACCCAGTTGCTTGGCAGAACCCAGTGATCTGGCCGAACCCAGTGATCTGGCAGAACCCTGTGATCTGGCCAAACCCCATTGTCTGGCCTGGTCCAGTTGTCTGGCCCAACCCACTGGCCTGGCAGAATCCACCTGGATGGCAGACCCCACCTGGATGGCAGACTCCACCAGGCTGGCAGGGTCCTCCAGATTGGCAAGGCCCTCCCGACTGGCCGCTACCACCTGACTGGCCATTGCCACCCGATTGGCCGCTTCCCACTGACTGGCCTCTCCCACCTGACTGGATCCCCACCGATTGGCCAGTTCCCCCTGACTGGCAGAACCTGCGCCCCTCCCCGAACCTGCGCCCCTCTCCCAACTCGCGTGCCTCACAGAACCTGGGTGCCTCACAGCCCCGAGATGTGGCCCTTCTTCAGGAAAGA gcGAATAAGTTGGTCAAGTACCTGATGCTTAAAGATTACACAAAGGTGCCCATCAAGCGCTCAG aaATGCTGAGGGATATCATCCGTGAATACACTGATGTGTATCCAGAAATCATTGAACGTGCATGCTTTGTCTTGGAGAAG AAATTTGGAATTCAGCTGAAAGAAATTGACAAGGAAGAACACCTGTACATTCTCATCAGTACCCCTGAGTCCCTGGCTGGCATACTGGGAAC GACCAAAGACACACCCAAGCTGGGTCTCCTCTTAGTGATTCTGGGTGTCATCTTCATGAATGGCAACCGTGCCAGTGAAG CTGTCCTCTGGGAGGCACTACGCAAGATGGGACTGCGTCCTGG GGTGAGGCATCCCCTCCTTGGAGATCTGAGGAAACTTCTCACTTACGAGTTTGTAAAGCAAAA GTACCTAGACTACAGACGAGTGCCCAACAGCAACCCTCCTGAGTATGAGTTCCTCTGGGGCCTCCGTTCCTACCATGAGACTAGCAAGATGAAAGTGTTGCGGTTCATTGCAGAG GTTCAGAAAAGAGACCCTCGCGACTGGACTGCACAGTTTATGGAGGCTGCAGACGAGGCCTTGGATGCTTTAGATGCTGCTGCAGCTGAGGCCGAGGCCAGGGCTGAGGCGAGAACCCGCATGGGGATTGGAGATGAGGCCGTATCAGGGCCCTGGAGCTGGGATGACATTGAGTTTGAGCTACTGACCTGGGATGAGGAAGGAGATTTTGGAGATCCCTGGTCCAGAATCCCGTTTACCTTCTGGGCCAGATACCACCAGAATGCCCGCTCCAGATTTCCTCAGACCTTCGCGGGCCCCATTATTGGCCCTGGTGGTACGGCCAGTGCCAACTTCGCTGCCAACTTTGGTGCCATTGGTTTCTTCTGGGTTGAGTGA